A single genomic interval of Hydractinia symbiolongicarpus strain clone_291-10 chromosome 8, HSymV2.1, whole genome shotgun sequence harbors:
- the LOC130655860 gene encoding V-type proton ATPase subunit E-like: protein MVLSDEDVKKQIDHMMAFIHQEAKEKAEEIEAKAEEEFNIEKGRLVQQERLKVMGYYEKKEKQIDLQRKIQRSNFLNQSRLQILKNQDDHIQKILEEARQKLGEVAKDQAKYKQVLCGLLTQCLFQLLEPTAKIRCRKADLEMVKEIKDASLKDYKEKTKNDCDLQIDTDNYLSEDSAGGIELTAKGGRIKVTNTLESRLTLLSRQMLPEIRESLFGKNPTRKFLD from the exons ATGGTTCTCAGTGACGAAGATGTAAAAAAACAG ATTGATCATATGATGGCATTTATCCATCAAGAAGCCAAGGAGAAGGCAGAAGAAATCGAAGCCAAG GCTGAGGAAGAGTTCAACATTGAAAAGGGAAGATTGGTGCAACAAGAACGATTAAAAGTGATGGGTTACTATGAGAAGAAAGAAAAGCAGATTGATCTGCAGCGAAAAAT TCAAAGGTCTAACTTCTTAAATCAATCtcgtttgcaaattttgaagaatcaAGATGACCACATTCAG aaaattttagaAGAAGCTCGCCAAAAACTTGGAGAGGTTGCTAAAGATCAAGCTAAATACAAGCAGGTCCTCTGTGGCTTGTTGACACAA TGCTTGTTTCAATTGCTCGAACCAACTGCTAAAATTCGTTGTCGAAAAGCTGATTTAGAGATGGTGAAG gaaatAAAGGATGCAAGCTTAAAGGACTACaaggaaaaaacaaagaatGATTGTGATCTTCAGATTGACACCGATAACTACTTGAGTGAAGATAG CGCTGGTGGAATTGAATTGACTGCTAAAGGCGGACGTATCAAAGTGACAAATACGTTGGAGAGCAGATTGACTCTTCTCAGTCGCCAG atGCTGCCTGAAATTAGAGAGTCGTTGTTTGGAAAGAATCCCACCAGAAAATTTTTGgattaa